A window of Excalfactoria chinensis isolate bCotChi1 chromosome Z, bCotChi1.hap2, whole genome shotgun sequence contains these coding sequences:
- the GOLM1 gene encoding Golgi membrane protein 1 isoform X1: MKSPPLLVASLLACIVVLGFNYWIASSRSLDLQSRIMELEGKVRRAAAERGAVELKKNEFQGELQKQREQIDKIQSLHSFQMENANREHWKEKAVLMNNITTNERLIQSLQEQLKKLQTEYGKLQLDVYQFQKNQTNLQRKFSYDLSQCINQMKELKEQCEERINEISKKDSDVPQVKENRDFLEDSKRSTQADGQLPALKQTEFVQTDLEQQRANEDVPKAVPTVKRIDAVQPIEGVNDLAAIRKEDSKAEEEKLSVELKHSQGLAMADTGHKEVPPESEKELNPARDGKNLAEQEAPQPAAQQIADEEVEREQLLNYDAKQSDSPPGQDDQQAREALNQDKDVDYNLDENEAESETDKQAALAGIESGKRTVTQQKKQEPSDGVWSS; this comes from the exons AGTCGGATCATGGAGCTGGAAGGCAAGGTCCGCAGGGCAGCGGCGGAGAGAGGTGCGGTGGAGCTCAAGAAGAATGAATTCCAGggagagctgcagaagcagcGAGAGCAAATTGATAAAATACAGTCCTTGCATAGCTTCCAGATGGAAAATGCCAACAGAGAACACTGGAAAGAGAAG GCAGTGCTGATGAATAACATCACAACAAATGAACGATTGATCCAGAGTCTACAAG AACAGTTGAAAAAGTTACAGACAGAGTATGGAAAGCTGCAGCTGGATGTTTACCAGTTTCAGAAGAACCAGACTAACCTTCAGAGAAAGTTTTCATATGACCT GTCACAGTGCATCAACCAGATGAAGGAATTAAAAGAACAGTGTGAAGAAAGGATAAATGAGATCTCAAAAAAAGATAGTGATGTACCACAagtcaaagaaaacagagatttcTTAGAAGATTCAAAAAGAAGTACCCAG GCTGATGGTCAGTTGCCAGCTCTGAAACAAACTGAGTTCGTGCAGACTGATTTGGAACAGCAGAGAGCCAATGAAGATGTGCCAAAAGCAGTGCCTACAGTAAAAAGGATAGATGCTGTGCAGCCTATTG AAGGAGTAAATGACCTTGCTGCCATCAGAAAAGAGGACTccaaagcagaggaggagaagCTTTCTGTTGAACTGAAACACTCACAGGGTTTGGCTATGGCTGACACGGGCCATAAGGAGGTGCCCCCTGAATCTGAGAAAGAACTGAATCCAGccagagatggaaaaaacttAGCTGAGCAAGAGGCACCACAGCCAGCTGCGCAACAGATTGCTGATGAGGAGGTGGAGAGGGAGCAGCTCCTCAATTACGATGCTAAGCAGAGTGACTCGCCTCCTGGACAGGATG ACCAACAAGCACGGGAAGCGTTGAATCAGGACAAAGATGTTGACTACAATTTAGATGAGAATGAAGCTGAATCAGAAACAGACAAGCAAGCAGCACTTGCAGGCATTGAAtctg GGAAAAGAACTGTCACTcagcagaagaagcaggagccATCAGATGGTGTCTGGTCATCCTAA
- the GOLM1 gene encoding Golgi membrane protein 1 isoform X2, with the protein MKSPPLLVASLLACIVVLGFNYWIASSRSLDLQSRIMELEGKVRRAAAERGAVELKKNEFQGELQKQREQIDKIQSLHSFQMENANREHWKEKAVLMNNITTNERLIQSLQEQLKKLQTEYGKLQLDVYQFQKNQTNLQRKFSYDLSQCINQMKELKEQCEERINEISKKDSDVPQVKENRDFLEDSKRSTQADGQLPALKQTEFVQTDLEQQRANEDVPKAVPTVKRIDAVQPIEGVNDLAAIRKEDSKAEEEKLSVELKHSQGLAMADTGHKEVPPESEKELNPARDGKNLAEQEAPQPAAQQIADEEVEREQLLNYDAKQSDSPPGQDDQQAREALNQDKDVDYNLDENEAESETDKQAALAGIESVQNSQEKL; encoded by the exons AGTCGGATCATGGAGCTGGAAGGCAAGGTCCGCAGGGCAGCGGCGGAGAGAGGTGCGGTGGAGCTCAAGAAGAATGAATTCCAGggagagctgcagaagcagcGAGAGCAAATTGATAAAATACAGTCCTTGCATAGCTTCCAGATGGAAAATGCCAACAGAGAACACTGGAAAGAGAAG GCAGTGCTGATGAATAACATCACAACAAATGAACGATTGATCCAGAGTCTACAAG AACAGTTGAAAAAGTTACAGACAGAGTATGGAAAGCTGCAGCTGGATGTTTACCAGTTTCAGAAGAACCAGACTAACCTTCAGAGAAAGTTTTCATATGACCT GTCACAGTGCATCAACCAGATGAAGGAATTAAAAGAACAGTGTGAAGAAAGGATAAATGAGATCTCAAAAAAAGATAGTGATGTACCACAagtcaaagaaaacagagatttcTTAGAAGATTCAAAAAGAAGTACCCAG GCTGATGGTCAGTTGCCAGCTCTGAAACAAACTGAGTTCGTGCAGACTGATTTGGAACAGCAGAGAGCCAATGAAGATGTGCCAAAAGCAGTGCCTACAGTAAAAAGGATAGATGCTGTGCAGCCTATTG AAGGAGTAAATGACCTTGCTGCCATCAGAAAAGAGGACTccaaagcagaggaggagaagCTTTCTGTTGAACTGAAACACTCACAGGGTTTGGCTATGGCTGACACGGGCCATAAGGAGGTGCCCCCTGAATCTGAGAAAGAACTGAATCCAGccagagatggaaaaaacttAGCTGAGCAAGAGGCACCACAGCCAGCTGCGCAACAGATTGCTGATGAGGAGGTGGAGAGGGAGCAGCTCCTCAATTACGATGCTAAGCAGAGTGACTCGCCTCCTGGACAGGATG ACCAACAAGCACGGGAAGCGTTGAATCAGGACAAAGATGTTGACTACAATTTAGATGAGAATGAAGCTGAATCAGAAACAGACAAGCAAGCAGCACTTGCAGGCATTGAAtctg TTCAAAACTCTCAAGAAAAATTATGA